A genomic window from Punica granatum isolate Tunisia-2019 chromosome 2, ASM765513v2, whole genome shotgun sequence includes:
- the LOC116194732 gene encoding DEAD-box ATP-dependent RNA helicase 18 isoform X2, producing MAASSSYPSGALTGTRFSDLQPPLSKPVLEAIREAGFEFCTPVQAATIPLLCSFKDVAVDAATGSGKTLAFVVPLVEILRRSSSPPKPHEVMGVIISPTRELSSQIYNVAQPFIATLSKIKSALLVGGVDVKADVKKMEEEGANLLIGTPGRLYDIMERMDVLDFRNFEILILDEADRLLDMGFQRQITSIISRLPKLRRTGLFSATQTEAVEELSKAGLRNPVRVEVRAESKPLNNSSQDSGSSKTPSGLHIEYLECEADKKPSQLIDYLMKNKSNKIIVYFMTCACVDYWGVVLPRLSALKGLSLIPLHGKMKQSVREKALSSFTTLSTGVLLCTDVAARGLDIPGVDCIVQEEEYVEFLRIRRVPLQERKCSDDAPDVVPQMRSAARKDRDVMEKGVRAFVSFIRAYKEHHCSYIFRWKELEIGKLAMGYGLLQLPGTPEVKLHSLSTEGFTPVEDINLEDIKYKDKSREKQRQKNLRAKKEAQQKVPKPQKPNKNPNPAPAAMKKKTAKQRRTAQTIEDEDELAREYRLLKKLKRGAIDEDEFAKLTGTEDLL from the exons ATGGCCGCGAGCTCATCCTACCCCAGCGGCGCGTTAACCGGCACGCGCTTCTCCGACCTCCAGCCGCCGCTGTCAAAGCCGGTGCTGGAAGCCATTCGAGAGGCCGGATTCGAATTCTGCACTCCGGTTCAGGCTGCCACGATCCCCTTGCTGTGCAGTTTCAAGGACGTGGCTGTAGACGCCGCCACCGGCTCCGGCAAAACCCTGGCCTTCGTCGTGCCTCTAGTGGAGATTCTCCGCCGCTCCTCCTCGCCTCCGAAGCCCCACGAG GTAATGGGGGTTATTATTTCCCCAACTAGGGAACTTTCTTCGCAGATATATAATGTTGCGCAACCTTTCATTGCGACTCTGTCGAAAATCAAGTCAGCACTTCTTGTTGGTGGGGTCGATGTTAAAGCCGATGTGAAGAAAATGGAGGAAGAAGGAGCAAATTTATTGATAGGTACGCCTGGGAGGCTCTATGATATAATGGAGCGCATGGATGTATTGGATTTTCGAAACTTTGAG ATATTAATTTTAGATGAGGCTGATAGGCTCTTGGATATGGGGTTCCAGAGACAGATAACTTCTATTATCTCTCGCTTACCCAAGCTTCGCAGAACTGGTCTTTTCTCTGCGACACAAACTGAGGCTGTTGAGGAGCTATCTAAAGCAGGTTTAAGAAATCCTGTGAGGGTTGAGGTGCGGGCAGAATCTAAACCCCTCAATAATTCGTCACAGGATTCAGGTTCTTCAAAGACCCCTTCAGGTCTTCATATCGAG TATTTGGAGTGCGAAGCTGACAAGAAGCCATCACAGCTCATTGATTATCTTATGAAAAATAAGTCTAACAAGATTATAGT TTACTTCATGACCTGTGCTTGTGTTGACTACTGGGGAGTAGTTCTTCCTCGCCTCTCTGCACTGAAGGGCTTGTCTTTGATTCCTCTCCATGGGAAGATGAAACAG AGTGTAAGAGAGAAAGCATTATCTTCATTTACAACGCTATCAACTGGTGTTCTCCTATGTACTGATGTGGCAGCACGTGGTCTGGACATACCAGGTGTGGATTGCATTGTTCAG GAGGAAGAATACGTTGAATTCTTGCGGATAAGAAGGGTTCCACTTCAAGAGAGGAAATGCTCTGATGATGCTCCCGATGTTGTTCCTCAG ATGCGATCTGCTGCTAGAAAAGACCGAGATGTTATGGAGAAAGGAGTGAGAGCATTTGTCTCATTCATTCGAGCATATAAGGAGCATCATTGCTCTTATATCTTCAG GTGGAAAGAACTTGAGATTGGGAAGTTAGCCATGGGGTATGGCCTATTGCAGCTTCCTGGTACGCCTGAGGTGAAGCTCCATTCTCTTTCCACCGAGGGTTTCACTCCAGTTGAAGACATTAACTTGGAGGATATAAAGTATAA GGATAAATCTCGCGAGAAACAGAGACAAAAGAACCTGCGAGCTAAGAAAGAAGCGCAGCAGAAAGTTCCGAAGCCTCAGAAGCCCAACAAGAATCCGAACCCTGCACCCGCTGccatgaagaagaagacagcGAAACAGAGGCGTACTGCTCAGACcattgaagatgaagatgagtTGGCCAGGGAATATCGGCTTCTCAAGAAGCTGAAGCGGGGGGCTATTGATGAAGACGAGTTCGCCAAGTTAACGGGAACCGAAGATTTGCTCTGA
- the LOC116194732 gene encoding DEAD-box ATP-dependent RNA helicase 18 isoform X1 yields the protein MAASSSYPSGALTGTRFSDLQPPLSKPVLEAIREAGFEFCTPVQAATIPLLCSFKDVAVDAATGSGKTLAFVVPLVEILRRSSSPPKPHEVMGVIISPTRELSSQIYNVAQPFIATLSKIKSALLVGGVDVKADVKKMEEEGANLLIGTPGRLYDIMERMDVLDFRNFEILILDEADRLLDMGFQRQITSIISRLPKLRRTGLFSATQTEAVEELSKAGLRNPVRVEVRAESKPLNNSSQDSGSSKTPSGLHIEYLECEADKKPSQLIDYLMKNKSNKIIVYFMTCACVDYWGVVLPRLSALKGLSLIPLHGKMKQSVREKALSSFTTLSTGVLLCTDVAARGLDIPGVDCIVQYDPPQDPNVFIHRVGRTARMGRQGNAIVFMLPKEEEYVEFLRIRRVPLQERKCSDDAPDVVPQMRSAARKDRDVMEKGVRAFVSFIRAYKEHHCSYIFRWKELEIGKLAMGYGLLQLPGTPEVKLHSLSTEGFTPVEDINLEDIKYKDKSREKQRQKNLRAKKEAQQKVPKPQKPNKNPNPAPAAMKKKTAKQRRTAQTIEDEDELAREYRLLKKLKRGAIDEDEFAKLTGTEDLL from the exons ATGGCCGCGAGCTCATCCTACCCCAGCGGCGCGTTAACCGGCACGCGCTTCTCCGACCTCCAGCCGCCGCTGTCAAAGCCGGTGCTGGAAGCCATTCGAGAGGCCGGATTCGAATTCTGCACTCCGGTTCAGGCTGCCACGATCCCCTTGCTGTGCAGTTTCAAGGACGTGGCTGTAGACGCCGCCACCGGCTCCGGCAAAACCCTGGCCTTCGTCGTGCCTCTAGTGGAGATTCTCCGCCGCTCCTCCTCGCCTCCGAAGCCCCACGAG GTAATGGGGGTTATTATTTCCCCAACTAGGGAACTTTCTTCGCAGATATATAATGTTGCGCAACCTTTCATTGCGACTCTGTCGAAAATCAAGTCAGCACTTCTTGTTGGTGGGGTCGATGTTAAAGCCGATGTGAAGAAAATGGAGGAAGAAGGAGCAAATTTATTGATAGGTACGCCTGGGAGGCTCTATGATATAATGGAGCGCATGGATGTATTGGATTTTCGAAACTTTGAG ATATTAATTTTAGATGAGGCTGATAGGCTCTTGGATATGGGGTTCCAGAGACAGATAACTTCTATTATCTCTCGCTTACCCAAGCTTCGCAGAACTGGTCTTTTCTCTGCGACACAAACTGAGGCTGTTGAGGAGCTATCTAAAGCAGGTTTAAGAAATCCTGTGAGGGTTGAGGTGCGGGCAGAATCTAAACCCCTCAATAATTCGTCACAGGATTCAGGTTCTTCAAAGACCCCTTCAGGTCTTCATATCGAG TATTTGGAGTGCGAAGCTGACAAGAAGCCATCACAGCTCATTGATTATCTTATGAAAAATAAGTCTAACAAGATTATAGT TTACTTCATGACCTGTGCTTGTGTTGACTACTGGGGAGTAGTTCTTCCTCGCCTCTCTGCACTGAAGGGCTTGTCTTTGATTCCTCTCCATGGGAAGATGAAACAG AGTGTAAGAGAGAAAGCATTATCTTCATTTACAACGCTATCAACTGGTGTTCTCCTATGTACTGATGTGGCAGCACGTGGTCTGGACATACCAGGTGTGGATTGCATTGTTCAG TATGACCCCCCTCAAGATCCAAATGTTTTCATTCATAGAGTTGGGCGAACTGCTAGAATGGGCAGACAAGGAAATGCGATTGTTTTTATGTTGCCTAAG GAGGAAGAATACGTTGAATTCTTGCGGATAAGAAGGGTTCCACTTCAAGAGAGGAAATGCTCTGATGATGCTCCCGATGTTGTTCCTCAG ATGCGATCTGCTGCTAGAAAAGACCGAGATGTTATGGAGAAAGGAGTGAGAGCATTTGTCTCATTCATTCGAGCATATAAGGAGCATCATTGCTCTTATATCTTCAG GTGGAAAGAACTTGAGATTGGGAAGTTAGCCATGGGGTATGGCCTATTGCAGCTTCCTGGTACGCCTGAGGTGAAGCTCCATTCTCTTTCCACCGAGGGTTTCACTCCAGTTGAAGACATTAACTTGGAGGATATAAAGTATAA GGATAAATCTCGCGAGAAACAGAGACAAAAGAACCTGCGAGCTAAGAAAGAAGCGCAGCAGAAAGTTCCGAAGCCTCAGAAGCCCAACAAGAATCCGAACCCTGCACCCGCTGccatgaagaagaagacagcGAAACAGAGGCGTACTGCTCAGACcattgaagatgaagatgagtTGGCCAGGGAATATCGGCTTCTCAAGAAGCTGAAGCGGGGGGCTATTGATGAAGACGAGTTCGCCAAGTTAACGGGAACCGAAGATTTGCTCTGA
- the LOC116194738 gene encoding uncharacterized protein LOC116194738: MNLRWFDCSDCGGPLHCGMQCSALVANDVGGYPVCTTIGHASGVNISIADKKNPHSGVIVKMSSVNQEVDDKKVNSSLTVTVLCDYSGAQGPHILERSGACDYATVLRHPSGCAKVVYIHGRGWGWFGIFVILMFSLLGGYLLAGTVYRYFVLGVHGIDAIPNLEFWANLPHRTQSFFASQGQKFR; this comes from the exons ATGAACCTTAGATGGTTTGACTGCTCG GATTGCGGTGGTCCATTACATTGTGGCATGCAATGCAGTGCACTTGTAGCAAATGATGTTGGAG GATATCCTGTATGCACCACCATTGGCCATGCGTCTGGCGTCAACATTAGTATTGCCG ATAAAAAGAATCCTCATAGTGGTGTAATTGTTAAGATGTCTAGTGTTAACCAAGAGGTTGATGACAAGAAGGTCAACAGCTCACTTACTGTAACAGTCTTATGTGACTATAGTGGAGCACAA GGACCACATATTTTGGAGAGATCAGGAGCTTGTGACTAT GCTACAGTGCTGAGGCATCCCTCTGGATGTGCCAAAGTTGTATACATTCATGGCAGAGGATGGGGTTGGTTTGGTATTTTCGTGATACT AATGTTCTCTCTCTTAGGAGGGTATCTCTTAGCTGGTACAGTGTATCGATATTTTGTGCTTGGAGTTCACGGAATAGAT gcaattCCAAATTTGGAGTTCTGGGCTAATTTACCTCACAGGACACAG AGTTTCTTTGCTTCTCAAGGGCAGAAATTCCGGTGA
- the LOC116194736 gene encoding uncharacterized protein LOC116194736 isoform X1 has product MKIRRCSFNQCPLIFLLSAIMLRVAPLDSVSAACELSVVDRKKLYNYSLVSPIQKFPHGALSEDGFYKVAANGSVVWFQICNGMIFNHDAPRCFDCSDCGGPLHCGMQCSALVANDVGGYPVCTAIGHASGINISIADKKNPHSGVIVKMSSVNQEVDGKKVNCSLTVTVLCDYSGAQGPHILERSGACDYATVLRHPSGCAKVVYIHGRGWVWFGIFVILMFSLLGGYLLAGTVYRYFVLGVHGIDAIPNLEFWANLPHRTQCGNSGDRLKALEAHILPSTFEEPRLSTVLDWVINFGSLDSTLHREFQVLRHNCEISTGKISREIQFHCDVPCHIYSIVGRYYPVDQVMGLQKYKKNFPILILM; this is encoded by the exons ATGAAGATCCGCCGCTGCAGCTTCAACCAATGTCCGCTTATCTTCCTCCTCTCCGCAATCATGCTCCGAGTTGCGCCGCTCGACTCGGTGTCCGCAGCTTGCGAGCTCAGCGTCGTCGACCGCAAGAAGCTTTACAACTACAGCTTGGTGTCCCCGATTCAGAAGTTCCCTCACGGCGCTCTCAGCGAGGACGG GTTTTACAAAGTTGCGGCTAATGGGTCCGTGGTCTGGTTTCAG ATTTGCAATGGAATGATCTTCAATCACGATGCACCTAGATGTTTTGACTGCTCG GATTGCGGTGGTCCATTACATTGTGGCATGCAATGCAGTGCACTTGTAGCAAATGATGTTGGAG GATATCCTGTATGCACCGCCATTGGCCATGCGTCTGGCATCAACATTAGTATTGCCG ATAAAAAGAATCCTCATAGTGGTGTAATTGTTAAGATGTCTAGTGTTAACCAAGAGGTTGATGGCAAGAAGGTCAACTGCTCACTTACTGTAACAGTCTTATGTGACTATAGTGGAGCACAA GGACCACATATTTTGGAGAGATCAGGAGCTTGTGACTAT GCTACAGTGCTGAGGCATCCCTCTGGATGTGCCAAAGTTGTATACATTCATGGCAGAGGATGGGTTTGGTTTGGTATTTTCGTGATACT AATGTTCTCTCTCTTAGGAGGGTATCTCTTAGCTGGTACAGTGTATCGATATTTTGTGCTTGGAGTTCACGGAATAGAT GCAATTCCAAATTTGGAGTTCTGGGCTAATTTACCTCACAGGACACAG TGCGGAAATTCCGGGGACCGTCTGAAGGCTCTCGAAGCTCATATTCTCCCGTCAACTTTTGAGGAACCACGTCTTTCGACAGTACTCGATTGGGTAATAAATTTTGGCTCCCTAGATTCCACATTGCATAGGGAGTTCCAAGTCCTAAGGCATAACTGCGAGATCAGTACAGGTAAGATATCTAGGGAGATTCAATTTCACTGTGATGTCCCTTGTCATATATACTCCATCGTGGGTAGATATTATCCAGTTGACCAAGTGATGGGactacaaaaatataaaaaaaatttcccaattttgattttgatgtgA
- the LOC116194736 gene encoding uncharacterized protein LOC116194736 isoform X2 translates to MKIRRCSFNQCPLIFLLSAIMLRVAPLDSVSAACELSVVDRKKLYNYSLVSPIQKFPHGALSEDGFYKVAANGSVVWFQICNGMIFNHDAPRCFDCSDCGGPLHCGMQCSALVANDVGGYPVCTAIGHASGINISIADKKNPHSGVIVKMSSVNQEVDGKKVNCSLTVTVLCDYSGAQGPHILERSGACDYATVLRHPSGCAKVVYIHGRGWVWFGIFVILMFSLLGGYLLAGTVYRYFVLGVHGIDAIPNLEFWANLPHRTQSFFASQVRKFRGPSEGSRSSYSPVNF, encoded by the exons ATGAAGATCCGCCGCTGCAGCTTCAACCAATGTCCGCTTATCTTCCTCCTCTCCGCAATCATGCTCCGAGTTGCGCCGCTCGACTCGGTGTCCGCAGCTTGCGAGCTCAGCGTCGTCGACCGCAAGAAGCTTTACAACTACAGCTTGGTGTCCCCGATTCAGAAGTTCCCTCACGGCGCTCTCAGCGAGGACGG GTTTTACAAAGTTGCGGCTAATGGGTCCGTGGTCTGGTTTCAG ATTTGCAATGGAATGATCTTCAATCACGATGCACCTAGATGTTTTGACTGCTCG GATTGCGGTGGTCCATTACATTGTGGCATGCAATGCAGTGCACTTGTAGCAAATGATGTTGGAG GATATCCTGTATGCACCGCCATTGGCCATGCGTCTGGCATCAACATTAGTATTGCCG ATAAAAAGAATCCTCATAGTGGTGTAATTGTTAAGATGTCTAGTGTTAACCAAGAGGTTGATGGCAAGAAGGTCAACTGCTCACTTACTGTAACAGTCTTATGTGACTATAGTGGAGCACAA GGACCACATATTTTGGAGAGATCAGGAGCTTGTGACTAT GCTACAGTGCTGAGGCATCCCTCTGGATGTGCCAAAGTTGTATACATTCATGGCAGAGGATGGGTTTGGTTTGGTATTTTCGTGATACT AATGTTCTCTCTCTTAGGAGGGTATCTCTTAGCTGGTACAGTGTATCGATATTTTGTGCTTGGAGTTCACGGAATAGAT GCAATTCCAAATTTGGAGTTCTGGGCTAATTTACCTCACAGGACACAG AGTTTCTTTGCTTCTCAAGTGCGGAAATTCCGGGGACCGTCTGAAGGCTCTCGAAGCTCATATTCTCCCGTCAACTTTTGA
- the LOC116194736 gene encoding uncharacterized protein LOC116194736 isoform X3, with translation MIFNHDAPRCFDCSDCGGPLHCGMQCSALVANDVGGYPVCTAIGHASGINISIADKKNPHSGVIVKMSSVNQEVDGKKVNCSLTVTVLCDYSGAQGPHILERSGACDYATVLRHPSGCAKVVYIHGRGWVWFGIFVILMFSLLGGYLLAGTVYRYFVLGVHGIDAIPNLEFWANLPHRTQCGNSGDRLKALEAHILPSTFEEPRLSTVLDWVINFGSLDSTLHREFQVLRHNCEISTGKISREIQFHCDVPCHIYSIVGRYYPVDQVMGLQKYKKNFPILILM, from the exons ATGATCTTCAATCACGATGCACCTAGATGTTTTGACTGCTCG GATTGCGGTGGTCCATTACATTGTGGCATGCAATGCAGTGCACTTGTAGCAAATGATGTTGGAG GATATCCTGTATGCACCGCCATTGGCCATGCGTCTGGCATCAACATTAGTATTGCCG ATAAAAAGAATCCTCATAGTGGTGTAATTGTTAAGATGTCTAGTGTTAACCAAGAGGTTGATGGCAAGAAGGTCAACTGCTCACTTACTGTAACAGTCTTATGTGACTATAGTGGAGCACAA GGACCACATATTTTGGAGAGATCAGGAGCTTGTGACTAT GCTACAGTGCTGAGGCATCCCTCTGGATGTGCCAAAGTTGTATACATTCATGGCAGAGGATGGGTTTGGTTTGGTATTTTCGTGATACT AATGTTCTCTCTCTTAGGAGGGTATCTCTTAGCTGGTACAGTGTATCGATATTTTGTGCTTGGAGTTCACGGAATAGAT GCAATTCCAAATTTGGAGTTCTGGGCTAATTTACCTCACAGGACACAG TGCGGAAATTCCGGGGACCGTCTGAAGGCTCTCGAAGCTCATATTCTCCCGTCAACTTTTGAGGAACCACGTCTTTCGACAGTACTCGATTGGGTAATAAATTTTGGCTCCCTAGATTCCACATTGCATAGGGAGTTCCAAGTCCTAAGGCATAACTGCGAGATCAGTACAGGTAAGATATCTAGGGAGATTCAATTTCACTGTGATGTCCCTTGTCATATATACTCCATCGTGGGTAGATATTATCCAGTTGACCAAGTGATGGGactacaaaaatataaaaaaaatttcccaattttgattttgatgtgA
- the LOC116194734 gene encoding protein trichome birefringence-like 33 yields the protein MKSKPPFSSSPPTLSSSSSSPALIRKARLSPYLFVLLAFILFVSVLYGEDFACILSPRPAPDRVLPRPVLSRTDQKAEDDRDEEEAAVVPFAVRRTAEGGGGCDLFSGRWVRDELTPLLYQESECPYIQPQLTCQEHGRPDRGYQFWRWHPHGCSLPRFNATQMLESLRGKRMMYVGDSLNRGQYVSMVCLLHSLIPEGSKSMETFDSLTVFTAKDYNATIEFYWAPFLLESNSDNAVIHRVSDRLIRKGSINKHGRHWKGVDILVFNTYLWWVSGDSNKILKGSFEDKEKDIVELPTDAAYRMAMKSLVRWVEKNMDPKKTRVFFTSMSPTHGNSADWGDKSGGNCYNQTTPIEDPDFWGSDSRKSMMAILGEVFSKSRVPITLLNITQLSSYRKDAHTMIYKKQWSTLTPKQLANPVSYADCVHWCLPGLQDTWNELLYAKLFYYS from the exons ATGAAGTCGAAGCCGCcgttctcttcttctcctcctactctttcttcttcctcctcctcccctgCCCTCATCAGGAAGGCCCGCCTCTCGCCTTACCTCTTCGTCTTACTGGCCTTTATCCTCTTCGTCTCCGTCCTCTACGGCGAGGACTTCGCCTGCATCCTCAGCCCCCGCCCCGCACCCGACAGGGTCCTGCCCCGACCAGTACTCTCCAGAACCG ATCAGAAGGCGGAAGATGACCGGGACGAGGAGGAGGCGGCGGTGGTGCCGTTTGCGGTGCGGAGGACGGCGGAGGGAGGTGGCGGCTGCGACTTGTTCAGCGGGAGGTGGGTCCGGGACGAGTTGACCCCGCTGCTGTACCAGGAATCGGAGTGTCCGTACATACAGCCGCAGCTGACGTGTCAGGAGCACGGCCGGCCCGACCGGGGCTACCAGTTCTGGCGGTGGCATCCCCACGGCTGCTCCTTGCCCAG GTTCAATGCCACACAGATGCTGGAGTCACTGAGAGGGAAGAGGATGATGTACGTCGGAGACTCGTTGAACCGGGGACAGTATGTCTCGATGGTCTGCCTTCTCCATTCACTGATTCCTGAAGGCTCCAAATCCATGGAGACCTTTGATTCCCTCACGGTTTTCACCGCCAAG GACTACAATGCTACTATCGAGTTCTACTGGGCACCGTTTCTTCTCGAATCGAACTCGGATAATGCAGTTATCCACAGGGTATCGGACCGCCTCATAAGGAAAGGTTCGATTAATAAGCACGGCAGACACTGGAAGGGAGTCGATATTTTGGTGTTCAACACGTATCTTTGGTGGGTCAGCGGAGATTCTAACAAGATTCT GAAAGGGTCATTTGAGGATAAGGAGAAAGATATAGTGGAGCTGCCTACTGATGCTGCATACAGGATGGCGATGAAGAGCCTTGTGAGGTGGGTCGAGAAGAATATGGACCCGAAGAAGACTCGGGTCTTCTTCACTAGCATGTCCCCGACTCATGGAAA TAGCGCGGATTGGGGCGACAAATCTGGAGGGAACTGCTACAACCAGACGACCCCAATCGAGGATCCTGACTTCTGGGGCTCGGATTCTCGGAAGAGCATGATGGCGATACTCGGGGAGGTGTTCAGCAAATCGAGGGTACCGATCACGTTGCTCAACATCACGCAGCTGTCGAGCTACCGGAAGGATGCACACACAATGATCTACAAGAAGCAGTGGAGCACGCTGACGCCCAAGCAGCTGGCGAACCCCGTCAGCTACGCCGACTGCGTCCACTGGTGCTTGCCCGGCCTCCAAGACACTTGGAATGAGCTCCTATATGCTAAGCTCTTTTATTACTCATAG